One part of the Pandoraea faecigallinarum genome encodes these proteins:
- a CDS encoding LysR substrate-binding domain-containing protein, with product MALWRIDLVSLRLFVAVCEESSIARAAEREFIAPSAVSKRINDLESLVGSALLQRHKWGVRATPAGEALLHHARNVLRSLEKMQGDLSEYTSGVRGHIRIFANVSSIVETLPDELGAFLRRHEGVKVDLEEHTSAQVVRGVADGATDIGICWDAVDTRDVEVFPYRLDRIVAVLHRDHPLAGAAQLAFIETLDFDQIGVHPDSAMYAVFRRLAAEQGKTVKFRIHVSTFEAVCRMVRAQLGLAIAPKEAVGIYSQVTNGEALRMVPLTDSWADRRLVVCVRRYDALPVVSRMLVDHLCARNVTGGNKDGTPEAS from the coding sequence ATGGCGCTTTGGCGGATCGATCTCGTCTCGTTGCGGTTATTCGTCGCCGTTTGTGAAGAGAGCAGCATTGCGCGTGCAGCCGAGCGGGAGTTCATCGCGCCGTCGGCCGTCAGCAAGCGAATCAACGACCTCGAATCGCTGGTCGGCTCGGCGCTCCTGCAACGGCACAAGTGGGGCGTGCGGGCGACCCCGGCGGGGGAGGCGTTGCTGCATCACGCACGCAACGTGCTCCGCAGTCTTGAGAAGATGCAGGGCGACTTGTCCGAGTACACAAGTGGCGTACGCGGCCACATTCGCATCTTCGCCAACGTTTCCTCGATTGTCGAAACATTGCCCGACGAACTCGGTGCTTTCCTGCGCCGGCACGAAGGCGTCAAGGTCGACCTCGAAGAGCACACCAGCGCCCAGGTCGTGCGCGGTGTGGCCGACGGCGCGACGGACATCGGTATCTGCTGGGATGCCGTCGACACCCGCGACGTCGAAGTGTTCCCCTATCGTCTCGATCGGATCGTGGCGGTGCTGCACCGTGACCATCCGTTGGCTGGCGCGGCACAACTGGCGTTTATCGAAACCCTCGACTTCGATCAGATCGGTGTGCATCCGGACAGCGCCATGTACGCCGTATTCCGGCGCCTTGCCGCCGAGCAGGGCAAGACGGTCAAGTTCCGAATCCATGTTTCCACGTTCGAAGCGGTGTGCCGCATGGTGCGGGCCCAACTCGGTCTGGCGATCGCCCCGAAAGAGGCCGTTGGGATCTATTCGCAGGTAACGAATGGCGAGGCACTGCGCATGGTGCCGTTGACGGATTCGTGGGCCGACCGGCGGCTGGTCGTCTGTGTGCGCCGCTACGACGCCTTGCCGGTG